In Apis cerana isolate GH-2021 linkage group LG6, AcerK_1.0, whole genome shotgun sequence, the following are encoded in one genomic region:
- the LOC107993469 gene encoding neither inactivation nor afterpotential protein G, with protein sequence MWNYVLISTLVLFVSLLYHCYFNSPASIIEHPNTHYDYIIVGAGTAGCVIASRLSEISNLTILLVEAGGHFGWVSSIPILAPVLQKTDIDWSYSTEPQVYSSKGFWNHIQKVPRGKGLGGTGQINYLVHSFGKPEDYKAWPKGWSHADLLPYFKKVSDIMNVMSSPEEEYLAEAFLMAEESLKLNNVTLQKGLYTVKRGSRWSTFHAHLQNAWNRKNLHILTNTLVSKILFKENSNADGIKVIYKDGSVGKIFTRKEVILCAGVINTPQLLLLSGIGPAEQLDKFQIPVVSNLLEVGKNLFDHILLPVYVNLKANVSITFFKLQTLPEVLNYFIFGRGWYATNAIMAVGRTNDSGIMLLGIGSTDENIWKSISNQKTEPYRLLYPSYNDSSYEGFIFLSYCLQPKSRGSISLRSANIRHQPRIDPAYLQHYDDVLCTHRAVNFAVQTLETSKFHEYGAKIHHPDLEECRHLRQDYRDLEYTECVLRISGLTSYHLCGSCRMGADDRAVVDEKLRVKGVNKLRIIDSSILPTPISGNPNSVLIAMAERASDLILGRIFN encoded by the exons ATGTGGAACTACGTACTGATTTCGACCCTTGTGTTATTTGTATCGTTACTATATCATTGTTATTTCAACAGTCCGGCTAGCATTATAGAGCACCCTAATACGCATTACGATTACATAATCG TTGGTGCTGGAACAGCAGGATGTGTAATAGCATCACGGCTTTCCGAAATTTCAAATCTGACGATTTTATTGGTCGAAGCGGGAGGACATTTTGGATGGGTATCATCCATTCCAATTTTGGCGCCAGTTCTGCAAAAGACCGATATCGATTGGTCCTATTCGACGGAACCCCAAGTATACTCTTCAAAAGGATTTTGGAATCAC ATTCAAAAAGTTCCAAGAGGTAAAGGATTAGGCGGTACCGGGCAGATAAATTATTTGGTTCACTCTTTCGGAAAGCCGGAAGATTACAAAGCCTGGCCGAAGGGATGGTCACATGCCGATCTACTTCCGTATTTTAAAAAGGTGTCTGATATCATGAACGTAATGTCCAGCCCGGAGGAAGAATATCTGGCGGAAGCTTTTCTCATGGCGGAAGAATCGTTGAAGTTGAATAATGTGACTCTACAAAAGGGCCTGTACACTGTTAAAAGAGGTTCACGGTGGAGCACGTTTCACGCGCATTTACAAAATGCCTGGAATAGGAAGAACTTGCATATTTTGACGAACACGTTGGTTTCGAAA ATACTTTTCAAAGAGAATTCGAACGCAGATGGGATCAAGGTAATTTACAAAGATGGATCAGTGGGAAAGATTTTCACGAGGAAAGAAGTGATTCTTTGTGCAGGTGTTATCAATACTCCCCAATTGCTTTTGCTTTCTGGAATCGGACCAGCCGAACAACTTGACAAATTTCAG atacctGTGGTGAGTAATCTTCTGGAAGTGGGTAAAAATCTCTTCGACCATATTCTGCTTCCGGTTTACGTTAATCTCAAAGCAAACGTGAGCATAACattctttaaattacaaaCGCTTCCCGAGGTgctcaattattttatttttggaagag GATGGTATGCAACAAACGCCATAATGGCGGTGGGTCGTACTAATGATAGCGGTATCATGCTTCTTGGAATAGGTTCTACCgatgaaaatatatggaaaagTATATCTAATCAAAAAACAGAG CCTTACAGATTGCTGTATCCGTCCTACAACGATAGCTCTTACGAAGGATTCATATTTCTATCCTACTGCTTACAACCAAAAAGTCGTGGAAGCATATCGTTAAGATCTGCCAATATTCGTCATCAACCAAGAATCGATCCTGCTTACCTTCAACACTACGACGACGTATTGTGCACCCATCGAG CTGTAAATTTCGCCGTCCAAACGCTCGAGACATCGAAGTTTCACGAGTATGGGGCAAAAATCCATCATCCTGACTTGGAGGAATGTCGACACTTGCGACAAGATTATAGAGACCTCGAGTATACGGAATGCGTATTGAGAATCAGTGGTCTCACGAGTTATCATTTATGCGGCTCTTGCAGGATGGGTGCTGACGATCGTGCGGTCGTCGACGAGAAATTACg AGTGAAAGGCGTTAACAAACTTAGAATAATAGATTCTAGTATATTACCAACTCCCATTTCCGGTAATCCGAATTCCGTTCTAATCGCAATGGCGGAACGAGCAAGTGATTTGATTCTTGGTcgcatattcaattaa